A stretch of Aedes aegypti strain LVP_AGWG chromosome 2, AaegL5.0 Primary Assembly, whole genome shotgun sequence DNA encodes these proteins:
- the LOC5564922 gene encoding stomatin-like protein 2, mitochondrial — protein MIRAVSQTIRQPLRRWSASTGVTGQHGANLLHQSYNERLSEVQVRYKSTPINTVIMFVPQQEAWIVERMGKFHRILEPGLNVLLPIVDRVKYVQSLKEIAIDVPKQSAITSDNVTLSIDGVLYLRILNPYHASYGVEDPEFAITQLAQTTMRSELGKMSLDKIFRERESLNISIVDSINKASEAWGISCLRYEIRDIKLPSRVHEAMQMQVEAERRKRAAILESEGVRAAEINVAEGKRQSRILASEAQKQEEINRANGEAAALIAVADARAKGLRVVAESLLSKHGRDAASLAVAEKYVNAFENLAKENNTLIVPSNAADISAMVGQAMQIYKSLSRPPAKQIEPESEPPMESTMYEADDVAAKRDTSKFTE, from the exons ATGATCCGCGCAGTGTCTCAAACAATTCGACAGCCGCTAAGGCGATGGAGTGCCAGCACTGGCGTAACCGGTCAACATGGAGCC AATCTGCTGCACCAATCCTACAACGAAAGACTGTCCGAGGTTCAGGTCCGGTACAAATCGACACCTATCAATACGGTTATCATGTTTGTTCCCCAGCAAGAG GCATGGATTGTCGAACGGATGGGTAAATTTCACCGAATCCTGGAGCCCGGTTTAAACGTGTTACTGCCGATAGTAGACCGCGTCAAATACGTCCAAAGTTTGAAGGAAATTGCCATCGATGTTCCGAAACAGTCTGCAATTACCTCAGATAACGTAACTCTTAGTATCGACGGCGTCCTGTACTTGCGGATTCTCAATCCTTATCATGCATCGTATGGGGTTGAAGATCCCGAATTTGCCATCACTCAGCTGGCCCAGACAACGATGAGATCCGAGTTAGGCAAGATGTCCTTGGATAAAATCTTCCGGGAACGTGAATCGCTCAACATAAGCATCGTGGATTCGATCAACAAGGCCTCGGAAGCTTGGGGCATTTCCTGCCTTCGGTACGAAATTCGTGACATAAAACTGCCAAGCCGTGTCCACGAAGCTATGCAAATGCAAGTGGAAGCAGAGCGTAGGAAACGTGCTGCCATTCTAGAGTCTGAAGGTGTTAGAGCCGCCGAAATCAACGTCGCTGAGGGTAAACGCCAGTCTCGCATTCTTGCCTCTGAGGCCCAAAAGCAAGAAGAGATCAATCGCGCCAATGGTGAGGCAGCGGCGCTTATTGCTGTGGCGGACGCCCGTGCCAAGGGTCTGAGGGTAGTCGCAGAATCCTTGCTGTCCAAGCATGGCAGAGATGCGGCATCGTTGGCCGTGGCGGAAAAATATGTCAATGCATTCGAGAACCTCGCCAAGGAGAACAACACGCTTATCGTCCCGTCGAATGCAGCGGACATTTCCGCCATGGTTGGTCAGGCCATGCAAATCTATAAGAGCCTCTCGAGACCCCCGGCGAAGCAGATAGAGCCTGAAAGTGAACCTCCGATGGAAAGTACAATGTATGAAGCTGATGATGTTGCTGCTAAGAGAGATACCTCTAAATTTACAGAATAA